From Prionailurus bengalensis isolate Pbe53 chromosome F2, Fcat_Pben_1.1_paternal_pri, whole genome shotgun sequence, one genomic window encodes:
- the LRATD2 gene encoding protein LRATD2 — translation MGNQVEKLTHLSYKEVPTADPTGVDRDDGPRIGVSYIFSNDDEDVEPQPPPQGPDGGGGDGFPDGGDGPPLPPPQPYDPRLHEVECSVFYRDECIYQKSFSPGSAALSTYTPENLLNKCRPGDLVEFVSQAQYPHWAVYVGNFQVVHLHRLEVSNSFLTDASQGRRGRVVNDLYRYKPLSPGAVVRNALAHVGAKERELSWRNSESFAAWCRYGKREFKIGGELRIGKQPYRLQIQLSAQRSHTLEFQSLEDLIMEKRRNDQIGRAAVLQELAMHLHPAEPDEGDSDAARTTPPPGRPPAPGREEEAREAAVH, via the coding sequence ATGGGCAACCAGGTGGAGAAACTGACCCACCTAAGTTATAAGGAAGTTCCCACGGCCGACCCGACTGGCGTGGACCGTGACGACGGGCCTCGCATCGGGGTCTCCTACATTTTCTCCAACGACGATGAGGACGTGGAGCCGCAGCCGCCGCCCCAGGGGCCggatggcggcggcggcgacggcttCCCCGACGGCGGCGACGGACCACCACTGCCGCCGCCGCAGCCGTACGACCCGCGGCTGCACGAAGTGGAGTGTTCCGTGTTCTACCGCGACGAGTGCATCTACCAGAAGAGCTTCTCGCCGGGCTCCGCGGCGCTGAGCACCTACACGCCCGAGAACCTGCTCAACAAGTGCAGGCCTGGCGACCTGGTGGAGTTCGTGTCGCAGGCGCAGTACCCGCACTGGGCTGTATACGTGGGCAACTTCCAGGTGGTGCACTTGCACCGGCTGGAAGTGAGCAACAGCTTCCTGACCGACGCGAGCCAGGGCCGGCGCGGCCGCGTGGTGAACGACCTGTACCGCTACAAGCCACTAAGCCCGGGCGCCGTGGTGCGCAACGCGCTGGCACACGTGGGCGCCAAGGAGCGCGAGCTGAGCTGGCGCAACTCCGAGAGCTTCGCCGCCTGGTGCCGCTACGGCAAGCGCGAGTTCAAGATTGGCGGCGAGCTGCGCATCGGCAAGCAGCCCTACCGGCTGCAGATCCAGCTCTCCGCGCAGCGCAGCCACACTCTCGAGTTCCAGAGCCTGGAGGACCTGATCATGGAGAAACGGCGCAACGACCAGATCGGGCGCGCGGCGGTGCTGCAGGAGCTCGCCATGCACCTACATCCGGCCGAGCCGGACGAGGGCGACAGCGATGCGGCGCGGACTACGCCGCCTCCCGGGCGCCCCCCTGCGCCCGGACGGGAGGAAGAGGCCCGAGAGGCGGCGGTGCACTGA